CACTGCTAAGAGGTCAGAGAGGAAGGCAGCGAGGACTCTGGGCGTGGTCattctgatgtttctgatgagcttctgTCCGTATTACTACCCGTCTCTTGCAGGACAAGACATCTCAAACAGCGCGTCCTCCTGGGCCATCGTGTCCTGGCTGGTGTACTTTAACTCGTGTTTGAACCCTCTCATCTACGCTTTATTCTACCCCTGGTTTAGAAAGGCGATCAAGTACATTGTTACACTGAAGATACTAGATCAGTGCTCCTCTCTGGCAAATATAATCTGATACCCTGAACAAGTTTTCATGACATAAACTGCTTTAAGGTTTCAGcgacagtgtgagtgtgtgagcgaTGCAAATGCAGATTGTGTCGTTTTTCTtgtcctctgtttttctctctgtgtcacgTTTAGTTAGGACGATTCTGCACCAAAGAGAAGCTCAATCTTTCAGGGTTTGTGACGgctgacaaaacaaatacaacataaaTGTTTTTAGTATCACCTCAAGCTCAAGGAAATTAactgtttctgctgttttgacatttttagatCAAACTTTTACTCAGATTACAGACCCGGCATGTCAGACTGATGTGACATAAACTGTTCTTACTCACAGTGAAGGTTTCTAGTTTGGTTTCAGAGACAGgtttaatgtttacatgcagcaatttctcaaaaaaacacaacactaacAAACACCTTCAACTGCATGCTGTCTTAATTCACTCCTAAACTTCAAGCGTTGACTGAAGCTGCAGTTTTGATTGTTTAGattgtttgctgtttgtttctgaCGTAATTAAAGTGGCGTTCTTGCACAAGGACTTTTTGACATGTTGTCATGAGAGGATTATAAACTGAGTCACAGTTTGAGTTAGTTCAAAAGAATCCATCATTTGTTTCttgttgaaaaaagaaacatgattaAGAGCTGAGTTTTCTCACCGAGACAGGaacatgcagagagcagagcagagtctCCTGCTGGCTTTAATGCATGTTTAAATTTACTcagcagttttcttttttaaacgtGACATTAAAGGAGaacttcttaaaacatacttttatcacagatTCTTACCAGATTTGATCTGAAtcttattttaaccgtcttcagaaatatatttttaaatagttgtattcctttagagttcttttaggagagttttctgtcttttaaaatatgtagtatttctttatcttgacttgtgtgtttttatgaactgcctgttttattttgctgcccatgtgaatcCCGTTTTTGAAAAGTTCTCTACAAATTAAATGATTATTATAAATTATTAACGTTTGAGTGATGTTTAAAGAATATACACTTTGTGAGACAGACAACCTTTAAATGAGCCTCCTCTGGTTCTGTAGAGCCATTTATTCTCTGACAACAAAATGATCCGGaccctttttgtttgtttttgttggaagAGAGATGTCTGTAAAATAAACATGGATTAAACGAGTTTAGTGatgcaaaacaaatcacaaaACTGGATTATCACAATCTTCATGATGTTTCTGAATCATTTTGTGAGATGAGGAGATGaagtggaagaaaaaagaacaactgatggaaaaaaatatatgtgaacaaacaaaaaggacaaTCATTCTTCAGTGAGTTTATATtctttatttgttaaaaaataatgttaaaacaatttATACATCAACACTTCAGGTTATAATAAAGTTTTGCTCAAATATACTAAAAAATGTGCACATGAAGAAAACCTTTCTTCATCTTCTGGACCGAGAGCGGGGTCGTCCGATTTCTGCAACAAACACGTAACAGAATAAGAAAAATGCTGTgtcatgttttcctctttgtttaatCGCACTGATTCATGCAAAATAAGAAAGCATGTCACAATAATTCAATATTAAATACCTGGGATTTCATGTGGCCAAAACTCACCACAGGCGGGACACTGAGGCTCGGCTCGGCCCTCAAAGTATTTGGCCACACACGggttgtgtatttttattccACATGTAGGATTCTCACAGATCTGACACtgaggaataaaaacatcagatgAGTTTCATTCTGAGAATAAACTCCTGGAACAGATCTTGTtatgaaatcataaaatcatCTGTATTTGTATGAAGTGTCTACATGTATGTGTCTTCTTCAGAAAGAAGAACAGTCTGTAATTACTCTGATGTGAGTCACACTGACCTGGATGGCGATGTCGTGACACATGTGGCACACCTTGACCTGGTCCTGATACATGGTGCGGATGTAGGGCTCCATCTCGATGACACATCTGGTGGACAGAGTGTAGTCTCCCCTTTTCTGAATCAATGAAGGAATGAAGagacatcaaacacacaaaagaagaagctaCTGGATCTCTGGTTAGAGAATCAGGGTACAAGGTTTGAAATGTTTGGAGTAATTCACCTGCTTAATAAATGATTTCCTGTTTGACGTGTTTTACTCTGATTCTTTCTCACTAATAGTGAAAATGAGTGTTTTTAGAGACGTCACAGCTCTTAAATGTGACAAAGTTTAAACCCAGAAGTTCatgatgaatcaaaatgttaaaaatctgcATCACTgattttaaaggagcagtgagaGATTTTGGGGATTACTCTTCTTTTCATGAGATGGCTCTAATGCAAATATGACACCATAGTGTGGAGAGGTTTAGCTTAGCTTGAAATGACACACCTTCACAAAGGTGCTTAAGTTTCCCTCTGAAACGTAGGCGTGTCACACAGAACGTGAACGTTACCTCGTTGAGCCACTTGTCCTGCACGAGTCGGTTCAGGAGATGCTCCGTCTCGCTCTTCTTCAGCTTTTTGGTGGTCAGGGTGTCGGTACTGTTCAGGATGTCAGTGGAGGACGCCTTGCCGTTTTCAGAGCTGACAATCAGGTTCATCTAAATCAGAACATCGGGTCAGTCTGAAGAAAGAACTCATTTAACCTCCTCTGACCCAGGAGTTCATTTAGAGCCTCTGTAGTggacatacagttgtgctcataagtttacataccctggcagaatttgtgattttttggcaatttttcaaagaatatgaatgataagagaaaatcttttttttcactcatggttagtggtcaggtgaagccatttattgtcaaacagctgtgtttactctttttatatcataatgacaacagaaactacccaaatgaccttgatcaaaagtttacataccctggtgatTTTGGCCTGATAACATGTATACAAAGTTGACACAAACGGGTTTGAATGGCTATTAAAGGTAACCATCCTCACCGTGATCTGTCAGCTTGTAatcagtgtgtgcgtgtaaaAGGTCAGTGAGTTTCTGGGCTCCTGACAGACCCTTACATGTTTCATCCAGTGCTGCACTGACGCTTCTGGATTCTGAGTCATGGGGAAAGCAAAAGAATTGTCAAAGGATCTGCGGGAAAAGGTAACTGAACTgtataaaacaggaaagggaTATAAAAATATATCCAAGGACCTGAGCATGCCAGTCAGCAGTGTTCAAACTCTGATAAAGAAGTGGAAACTGAGGGATTCTGTAGAAACCAAACCACGTTCAGGTAGACCAACAAAAATTACAGCCACAACTGCCAGGAAAATTGTTCgggatgcaaagaaaaacccacaaataaCTTCAGCTGAAATACAAGACTCTCGgaaaaaaagtggtgtggaTGTTTCAAGATGCAAAATAAGGAGGCACTTGAAGAAAAATGGGCTGCATGGTCGAGTCGCCAGAAGAAAGCCATTACTACGCAAATGCCACAAAGCATCCCGCTTACAATACTCcaaacagcacagagacaaGCCCAAAAACTTCTGGAACAAAGTCATTTGGAGTGATGAGACCAAAATGGAACTTTTTGGCCACAACCATAAACGTTACATCTGGAGAGGAGTCAACAAGGCCTATGATGAAAGGTACACTATTCCTACTGTGAAACACGGAGGTGGATCGCTGATGTTTTGGGGATGTGTGAGCTACAAGGGAACAGGAAACTTGGTCAAAATCGATGGCAGGATGAATGCAGCATGTTATCAGAAAATACTGGAGGAAAATTTGCACTCATCAGCCCTGAAGCTGCGCATGGGACGTACGTGGACGTTCCAacatgacaatgatccaaaacacaaggCCAAGTCCACCTGTCATTGGCTACAGCAGAATAAGTTGAAAGTTCTGGAGTGGCCATCTCAGTCTCCTGACCTCAATATCATTGAGCCGTTTTGGGGAGATCTCAAATGTGCAGTTCATGCAAGACAGCCCAAGAATTTACAGGAACTGGAGGCTTTTTGCCAAGAAGAATGGGCAGCTTTACCatctgagaaaataaagaacCTCATCCATAACTACCAGAAAATACTTCAAGCTGTCATTGATGCTAAAGGGGGCAATACACGGTATTAAGAACtggggtatgtaaacttttgatcagggtcatttgggtagtttctgttgtcattatgatttaaaaagagtaaacaaagttgtttgataataaattgctttacccaaccactaaccatgagtgaaagaaaagtttttgtgttatcattcatattctctgaaaaatggccaagaaatcataaattctgccagggtatgtaaacttatgagcacaactgtaagtCTCCCTATGCACCTTATACACCTTATAAGCTTTCATACTGAGACCTGTTGTAGCGTGTAGAGGACATCCTGGCTTCTCAAGTGAATTATCATTAGGTGTGTGATTCACAACAAGAGTTCAGTCTTTTCTAACAGGCTATCGTCTCAGCAACCACATGTTATCAGGCAAGAGATGTTTCTagttataaaacacatttatgatGCTTGTTCCTTCAGGTGAAGAAAAGCTCTCAACGCAGTTTTTAAACGATATGCACAAAAGTTTAACCCATCATTTTTTTGATGTCCTTTGTTGTGGACATTTTAACTTactttatatgttttatatgaAATCATGGCGTCACAGGTGACAGGAATTCAACAGAGGCAGAGTGAACTCTGTCTCGGGTTGTGGACAAAGGATcgaaacagagcagcagagtgtggAGTGTAGTTCCAGACAGAGAGGTTAATAGGGAACATTAGTCTGGTCTGTAAGGACTTTATGTGGTACCGTGTTCGAGACCACCTGGAAACTCTGAAACTTTTGGCTTTCAAAGTCTGGCACTGACTGACACAAGGTGTGACTGAAAACAGCTGTGAAACCTGGATGAGGTTTCACATGTTCAAGAATAAAACTGGATGATTGTTTTAGTGGAGTCTGATGTTGCAGCACAGTTTTGGTCTGATGCAGATCTGGATGCAAGAACTATAAAAAAAGATACTTTGAATCGTCGTGTTGTCGtctaaaaaaaaagggcaaagcataaaatataaacaaaaccTGTTTAAGAAGATATAATCACTGACATCTTCTTTACATCCATAGATGTAAATATCTTGGAATTACTGAAATTCTCAAACTTGCATTTTTGGGGTTTTCAGCAGAGTTTTCTAGAAAGAACAGATGaagtctgtttctttcttttcggACTGTTGGACTGGCACCCGAATGCATCACTGTGATTCTTAAATTGGGACTAGTTTATCAATCAGCTGACGTTTCATTCTGCTTCAGCCTCCACAAAACACAGTGAGGGATTTACTCACCGTTTTTACAAACAGCTCCAGCTCGTTGTCGGCGTAATCTGAAGACAGCCTGGTGACATCAGTCATGGCCATGTTTACCTGCACAGGATTAAAGTGAATCTCAATGAAAGGTGATACTTTGAGGCTCCACATACTTTGaaaacacattcactcactgattaGATACTAAACAAACTTAAATGCttatcaaagtttgttttttatttgacttaGTGCTGAATCCTGGGCAGAGTGAGCAACCATCAAACACGGATGATCACAGCTTACTTTGAGCTTTACTTTGAGGGCCAACAGCAACCATGTGTTTTGATAAACGGAGACAGACTTGACGTGGTGGAACACTTCAAGTATCTTGGTCAATGGTCACACACAACAGCCAGCACGTTAAAACCACTCAAGTCTCTCTTTAAGAAGACCGTCAAAATATAGACAGGAAACCTCCATTTCCATTATTGCAACATAGTCAGGAagtatatttttaacattgaacattttcaaacctatACTGACATCTGTctggtttttaaagtttgaaatggGCTTGTCCCTCCATCACTGATCaaatttataaaagaaaaaaaaacaaacacaatatgataaatactagAGCACAAATAAGAGGAGGCTGTGATGTGCCgagagtagggatgtacattgtaagtattttccatgatggatttttagaaatgttaacgatcaattattgattaattgattaaaaaaaacattattattcttacgtcaaaaacaatgtcaaataggttgttttccccctacaTTTTAtcttctacagcaacaaaatgcatagaactgacgggattgaatacgggcacacgtttgacacacAGAATATCAAAGATCagactcattaaaatattctacgcggacataatcttataaagtgaaggctcataatactaacagaaaatgacttcagactcagaggagacagactaggaagagggagcacatttctccagtgctagcttctctacactggctcccaataaaatgtagaatagaatttaaaatccttcttttaacctacaaagctcttaaaaatcaggcaccctcgtatcttaaagagctcatagtgccctattacccctctagaactctacgctcccaacatgcaggcttgctagttgtacctaaaatctctaaaagtagtatgggaggtagaaccttcagttatcaggcccctctcctttggaatcatctaccagtcagggtccgggaggcagacaccctctccacttttaagagtagacttaaaactttcctttttgataaagcttatagttagagctggatcaggcttggaccagcttttgtcatgctgctataggcctagactgccgggggaactggcacactgacacactgggatcctagctcaccctcttccccccaaccccttcatcacttactttaactctgcctgtcccattaaagttactaaccatagacctttctggagtccctgagctcccttgtctcgtagattcctctgagctgccgtagacgtcctcctgctgtggacgatctggactccagctgatacggacgtgctggactccagcgacaacagcttctacgactcgtctcatcactatcacctctctctcttactcccctctatctgtctttccagacccaactcagtcgaggtatgatgtctgtctaacatgagtctggttctgctcgaggtttctgcctgttaaaggaagtttgtcctctccactgtaactagctaaatactgcaatgtgcaatgctcatgatggattaaggtggggtcagactgagtcttaccctgtcttggtgttgggtctctgttcataatttgacatagagtggtctagacctcctatgtttgtaaaagcgtcttgagataacgtttgttgtgatttggcgctatacaaataaagattgattgattgattgattgattgactcacagtgtccagttttctgtctacttgttctttttctttttttttttctttctctagtctgcatatatatttctggtttgtgtcatgtttgtcacaaactgtcaaatattaatgcaatttattcttgcagcaaaagaaaagaaagaaaacctttttcttctgtgcttgtgactgtgtgcatgcgaccatcaccatccctcttagaactctggcctatcttttattgacagctaatatcatgttctgtaaaagagggcgtgcacacctaggtgggccaaaaaaaattaaataagagaaagtgaaagaaagattacataaggatatacaaagggacagggaaagagaaggagagagagacctaacacacttagatggagagggaccatctcaccatgacgccaaaaaaactctgtggggtgatgctaatgattaagcaacccttagtgtccacaatcattactgaagcttgggtcgcagagggttgccgccgtgctgtgttctatttgtgtaacaagaccaccactggtgcagatgaaaccacttgggtcgttcctattgagaaaaataatcatgtgtattcggtcaggtgtcagccgggagcgcaaccgggtcataatcagtccagttgcagaaaagctcagacggctctgatgttgctgctctgcaaacatagcgtacctgaatttcccacctgtctgttgccttcgtatctaaaggtggaaatatcctgtttaaagctgtcaacctttgtgtcagtgtttgcagcagttttgtattgatcctctttttaaaaagcgcacgtggagacctgacgtgcagcagcagccaccagctgagcgtctccgctgtgcgcaaccctatatgctttaaacttaaaacatctccctgatagatgagtgtaatatacgaccacatgatgtttgttccacgtgaccgaaaattgataacaaaaatgcgtgtttcgagtaatttcttaacatcaattaatcgataatcgactgattgtggtcatccctaaccGAGACGTAAAAACAAATTCAGTCAGAGGttctgtcagaggcacacagtccttgaacaaactaccagctcagactagggagcttgagaactactgtacctttaaaaaaaacacttcaacattaaaaacaaaccagtcatgaacacatgaataatctgtttcctcaCTTGATGCCATTCCCggggctttggcctcaccttccatcctgtttttataaagtcaCAAAAGTTTTGTAggtaaaatctgtttgtaagtcagtcCATGTAGAGTCCTGTTAactgtcttgtgacatcctgtcattttaaatcttgttgttttatgttttatataagTGCCTGCCtttaggactacggatgaaatttagctaCTGTGCTAATcccggcatatttacattgaggcacactgttcaaattttaatcaatgtgcattgtcctaatcaaatgaACTCAAATTAAATCATTTACATCACTTGGGACATGTTGGACTGTTGTTCCTTTTCCTTGAATAAAAAGGTCTTTGTGTGGGTTTGACTTTCAAGGACCTTCAGTTAAATAGAAGCTACAGCCACTCAGAGATTGAAATCCTTAAAGTGGTCACAGGAATGCCGGGGGAGAAACTACAACCACTAACCAAGGCGTAAAATTGTTGCCCAGTGTCTTCAGACTTCCCTTTTCTGATCTCCATGAACAACGGCTGCAGCTGTGAGTTGATGGCATCAATGAAGTCTTTCAGCTGGTCGGGGGTGCACTGTTctgcaaaacaaagagaaaaaaaacaggataagTCTCAAGAAGTCTGATGTTTCACTCTCTCTATCCAAGGCGATAACAGTTCAGCATTCAGAGGGGACTTCATGAACACCGGAGAAGCCAAACACCATGCAGCTCCTGGTTGATCTGGTGGTTCCtagatatttaaaatgtactaAATCCCAGCCTCCCTGTTGGTTCA
The Notolabrus celidotus isolate fNotCel1 chromosome 7, fNotCel1.pri, whole genome shotgun sequence DNA segment above includes these coding regions:
- the LOC117816650 gene encoding non-structural maintenance of chromosomes element 1 homolog isoform X2, with product MSGPMGDSHRRFLQAMMGRGIVDEQEASKLHQHCCGAQNKQCTPDQLKDFIDAINSQLQPLFMEIRKGKSEDTGQQFYALVNMAMTDVTRLSSDYADNELELFVKTMNLIVSSENGKASSTDILNSTDTLTTKKLKKSETEHLLNRLVQDKWLNEKRGDYTLSTRCVIEMEPYIRTMYQDQVKVCHMCHDIAIQCQICENPTCGIKIHNPCVAKYFEGRAEPQCPACGEFWPHEIPGI
- the LOC117816650 gene encoding non-structural maintenance of chromosomes element 1 homolog isoform X3, translating into MSGPMGDSHRRFLQAMMGRGIVDEQEASKLHQHCCGAQNKQCTPDQLKDFIDAINSQLQPLFMEIRKGKSEDTGQQFYALVNMAMTDVTRLSSDYADNELELFVKTMNLIVSSENGKASSTDILNSTDTLTTKKLKKSETEHLLNRLVQDKWLNEKRGDYTLSTRCVIEMEPYIRTMYQDQVKVCHMCHDIAIQCQICENPTCGIKIHNPCVAKYFEGRAEPQCPACEIGRPRSRSRR
- the LOC117816650 gene encoding non-structural maintenance of chromosomes element 1 homolog isoform X1; the encoded protein is MSGPMGDSHRRFLQAMMGRGIVDEQEASKLHQHCCGAQNKQCTPDQLKDFIDAINSQLQPLFMEIRKGKSEDTGQQFYALVNMAMTDVTRLSSDYADNELELFVKTMNLIVSSENGKASSTDILNSTDTLTTKKLKKSETEHLLNRLVQDKWLNEKRGDYTLSTRCVIEMEPYIRTMYQDQVKVCHMCHDIAIQCQICENPTCGIKIHNPCVAKYFEGRAEPQCPACGEFWPHEIPEIGRPRSRSRR